One segment of Asterias rubens chromosome 2, eAstRub1.3, whole genome shotgun sequence DNA contains the following:
- the LOC117303423 gene encoding craniofacial development protein 2-like encodes MKSNEKRGRNAQGQMEQRKMPNPNSEGRPQHDASRLNPSPGSCGAERKRKGNSDLNICTYNTRTLRTQDDLERLLEEIEDFNWDIIGLCETKRHGEGLTQTNDGIWIYDSGKMEEDPNNKGLGFIIHPRIKDHVKGFTKHSNRIISMNINLIKEGTMTIVQVYAPTQDYSEEDIESFYEDLSKVLQDNRLSEYTIVMGDFNAKIGIKKQDETFSCIGPFGTGTRNDRGNTLIEFAIQEKLIIANTLFNKPHYRYWTWRSPNAITTNQIDFCLVSQRGIVHNCEVITKVDIGSDHLGW; translated from the coding sequence ATGAAGAGTAACGAAAAGAGAGGCCGTAACGCTCAAGGCCAAATGGAGCAAAGGAAAATGCCAAATCCAAATTCAGAGGGAAGACCTCAACATGACGCGTCACGATTAAACCCTTCACCAGGGAGTTGTGGGGCTGAAAGAAAGAGGAAAGGCAACTCCGACCTGAACATTTGTACATACAATACAAGAACCTTAAGAACACAAGATGATCTAGAAAGACTTCTGGAAGAAATAGAAGACTTCAATTGGGACATAATAGGGTTGTGTGAAACCAAAAGGCACGGTGAGGGACTTACCCAAACAAACGACGGGATATGGATATATGACTCAGGGAAAATGGAAGAAGATCCAAACAACAAAGGTCTAGGCTTCATAATTCACCCAAGAATTAAGGATCATGTGAAAGGATTCACTAAACACTCAAACCGGATAATTTCCATGAATATAAACCTCATCAAAGAAGGGACAATGACAATTGTGCAAGTCTATGCACCAACTCAAGACTATAGTGAAGAGGACATTGAATCATTCTACGAGGACCTAAGCAAGGTACTACAGGACAACAGACTGTCAGAATACACCATTGTAATGGGAGATTTCAATGCTAaaattggaataaaaaaacaggatGAAACATTCTCATGCATTGGCCCATTTGGCACAGGTACAAGGAACGATAGAGGAAATACATTGATAGAGTTCGCCATCCAAGAAAAACTCATCATTGCCAACACTCTATTCAACAAACCGCATTATAGATACTGGACATGGAGGAGCCCAAACGCCATCACAACAAATCAAATCGACTTCTGCTTAGTCAGCCAGAGAGGTATCGTACACAACTGCGAAGTCATCACCAAGGTAGATATTGGAAGCGACCACTTAGGATGGTGA